In one Arachis duranensis cultivar V14167 chromosome 9, aradu.V14167.gnm2.J7QH, whole genome shotgun sequence genomic region, the following are encoded:
- the LOC107467549 gene encoding uncharacterized protein LOC107467549 produces the protein MEEGLLGIVGGLRHLLVTIFLTGLGGVVTMPVMTDISIAALCPGQDQCSLAIYLSGFSQVMSGVGSVVMTPLIGNLSDRYGRKALITLPLMVSVIPQVILASGRDRRFYYAYYVVKIVAHMAGEGSFHCLTLAYVADKVPFEKRTSAFGLLAGVGSASFVCGTLAARFIPTHLTFPVAAVLSMIGLVYMRIFLDDTVPASATINQPLLKEDHSSSKASTPTFKKLPSLGDFLCMLKCSPTFSQAAVVLFFNSLADGGLMASLLYFLKARFQFDKNQFADLMMISGIGATLTQLLLMPMLIPALGEEKLLSTGLLVSCINMFVYSISWAGWVPYALAGCSIFGVFVRPSICSIASKQVGPDEQGMVQGCLSGVSSMAQIVSPLIFSPLTALFLSEEAPFYFPGFSIMCLGLAMVVAFIQSLMIRAAPPIGKISSGSSRCTDTLV, from the exons atggaGGAGGGGTTGTTAGGAATAGTAGGAGGCTTGAGGCACCTTTTGGTCACAATATTCTTGACAGGTTTAGGAGGCGTAGTAACCATGCCGGTCATGACGGATATCTCAATCGCCGCCCTCTGCCCCGGCCAGGATCAATGCTCCCTTGCCATCTACCTCTCCGGTTTCAGCCAAGTC ATGAGTGGAGTGGGATCAGTGGTGATGACGCCATTAATAGGGAATTTATCGGATCGATATGGCAGAAAAGCTTTGATCACTCTTCCTCTTATGGTCTCCGTCATTCCTCaag TGATATTGGCATCTGGGAGGGACAGAAGATTCTACTATGCATACTATGTGGTGAAAATTGTTGCTCACATGGCAGGGGAAGGAAGCTTCCACTGTCTGACTCTTGCATATGTG GCAGATAAAGTTCCATTTGAGAAACGAACATCAGCATTTGGATTACTTGCTGGTGTGGGATCAGCTTCATTTGTTTGTGGAACTTTAGCAGCTCGATTCATTCCCACTCATTTGACATTCCCTGTTGCTGCTGTCTTATCCATGATTGGTTTGGTCTACATGAGAATATTCCTTGATGATACTGTTCCTGCTTCTGCTACCATCAACCAACCTTTGTTGAAAGAGGATCACTCTTCTTCCAAGGCCTCAACTCCAACATTCAAGAAACTCCCTTCACTTGGGGACTTTCTTTGTATGCTCAAGTGTAG CCCCACATTTTCACAAGCAGCAGTAGTTTTGTTCTTCAATAGTCTTGCAGATGGTGGTTTGATGGCTTCATTGCTG TATTTTTTGAAAGCACGTTTCCAATTCGACAAGAACCAGTTTGcggatttgatgatgatttcAGGAATAGGAGCAACTCTTACACAA CTACTTTTGATGCCAATGTTAATACCTGCTCTAGGAGAAGAGAAGTTGCTCTCAACAGGGCTCTTAGTTAGCTGCATCAAT ATGTTTGTGTACAGCATATCTTGGGCAGGATGG GTTCCTTATGCTCTAGCAGGTTGTtctatttttggggtttttgtgCGCCCAAGT ATATGCAGCATTGCATCCAAACAAGTTGGTCCTGATGAACAG GGAATGGTTCAAGGATGTCTCTCAGGAGTTAGCTCCATGGCACAAATCGTTTCTCCCTTAATATTCAGTCCACTCACAG CATTATTCTTGTCTGAAGAAGCACCCTTCTATTTTCCTGGGTTCAGTATAATGTGCCTTGGCCTTGCAATG GTTGTTGCATTTATACAGAGCTTGATGATCCGAGCCGCTCCTCCTATCGGAAAAATTAGCAGCGGCAGTAGCCGCTGCACAGATACATTGGTCTGA
- the LOC107467408 gene encoding pentatricopeptide repeat-containing protein At5g02860, giving the protein MEIAQKVALPLLLTKGSTSRHHSHSTNAIFSTPTTSTPSSSSSSSSSSSPLIQHLNSDSTSSSRRRTSTSIGKSSDPNRGKPWFNHHRLSPPAQRLLQTLTDAQFHDDSLELDHLLESLFDHHHQQLPNSLSSDILAIIKALGFHKKYDLAFSVFDWVRRREKEQANSASPSLLSGSSIAVIVNILGKSGRVSCASSLLHTLRHDEGVEVDVYAYTSLISAFASNGRYRDAVNVFNKMQQEDGCTPTLITYNVILSVYGKMGMPWSKIMALFDSMKNNGVSPDLYTYNTLISCCRRGSLYQEAVELFEQLKLAGFSPDKVTYNALLDVFGKSRRPKEAMQVLKEMESNGFSPTCVTYNSLISAYARGGLLEEATRLKNQMVEKGIKPDVFTYTTLLSGFERAGKDEFAIKVFEEMRAAGCKPNICTFNALIKMHGNRGKFAEMMKVFEDIKVCKCSPDIVTWNTLLAVFGQNGMDSEVSGVFKEMKRAGFVPERDTFNTLISAYSRCGSFDQAIYVYKSMLEAGVAPDLSSYNAVLAALARGGLWKQSEKVLAEMEDGWCKPNELTYSCLLHAYANAKEIEKMNALAERIYSGSIETHAVLLKTLVLVNSKSDLLMETERAFSELTKRGISPDITTLNAMISIYGRRQMAAKTNEILNFMSESGFTPTLTTYNSLMYMYSRSENFQKSEEILREILEKGMKPDRISYNTVIYAYCRNGREKEATRIFSEMKDSGLVPDVVTYNTFIGTYAADSLFVKAIEVVRYMIKQGCKPNQNTYNSIVDCYCKLNQQEEAKEFVENLPNLDPHVFQDEQRRLLERIANKWQ; this is encoded by the coding sequence ATGGAGATAGCACAAAAGGTAGCACTTCCTCTTCTCCTCACAAAAGGTTCCACTTCCAGACACCACTCTCATTCTACCAATGCTATTTTTTCAACACCCACAACCTCcacaccttcttcttcttcttcttcttcttcttcttcttcacctctCATCCAACACCTCAATTCCGACTCTACCTCCTCCTCCCGCCGTCGCACCTCCACCTCAATCGGCAAGTCCTCCGACCCCAACCGCGGCAAGCCTTGGTTCAACCACCACCGTCTCTCTCCTCCAGCTCAGCGTCTTCTTCAAACCCTAACCGACGCTCAATTCCACGATGACTCTCTCGAATTGGACCACCTTCTAGAATCTCTCTTCGACCACCACCACCAGCAACTTCCGAATTCCTTATCCTCTGATATTCTCGCCATAATCAAGGCCTTAGGGTTTCACAAGAAATACGACCTTGCTTTCTCCGTCTTCGATTGGGTTCGCCGCAGAGAGAAGGAGCAAGCTAACTCCGCCTCCCCTTCTCTCTTGTCTGGCTCCTCCATCGCCGTCATCGTCAACATTCTCGGCAAATCGGGTCGGGTATCCTGTGCTTCCTCATTGCTCCACACTCTCCGGCACGACGAAGGAGTCGAGGTAGACGTCTATGCCTATACTTCATTGATATCTGCTTTTGCCAGCAATGGCAGGTACAGGGATGCAGTCAATGTCTTCAACAAGATGCAGCAAGAAGATGGCTGCACTCCTACATTGATTACTTACAATGTCATTCTCAGTGTTTATGGCAAGATGGGCATGCCTTGGTCTAAGATCATGGCTCTTTTTGATTCCATGAAAAACAATGGGGTTTCCCCTGATTTATATACTTACAATACCCTAATTAGTTGTTGTCGTCGCGGTTCTTTGTACCAAGAAGCTGTGGAACTCTTTGAACAGTTGAAGCTTGCCGGGTTTTCGCCCGATAAGGTTACCTATAATGCGCTGTTGGATGTGTTTGGCAAGTCTAGACGCCCCAAGGAGGCTATGCAGGTGCTAAAGGAGATGGAGAGTAATGGATTCTCTCCCACTTGTGTGACTTATAACTCGCTGATATCGGCTTATGCCAGAGGTGGTTTGCTGGAGGAGGCTACACGCCTTAAGAACCAGATGGTGGAGAAAGGGATTAAACCGGATGTGTTTACCTACACCACCCTTTTGTCGGGATTTGAGAGAGCCGGGAAGGATGAGTTCGCAATCAAAGTTTTCGAGGAGATGAGAGCCGCAGGATGCAAGCCTAATATTTGCACCTTCAATGCTCTTATCAAGATGCATGGTAACCGAGGGAAGTTTGCCGAGATGATGAAGGTTTTTGAGGATATCAAGGTGTGCAAGTGTTCGCCCGATATTGTTACTTGGAACACCCTTTTGGCTGTGTTTGGACAGAATGGAATGGACTCCGAAGTCTCCGGAGTATTCAAAGAAATGAAGAGAGCGGGATTTGTGCCGGAGAGGGACACCTTCAACACCCTGATAAGTGCTTACAGCAGGTGTGGTTCCTTTGATCAAGCAATATATGTCTATAAGAGCATGCTGGAAGCAGGGGTGGCTCCTGATCTTTCTAGCTACAATGCTGTTTTAGCTGCATTGGCTCGAGGAGGGCTTTGGAAACAATCCGAGAAAGTCCTTGCCGAAATGGAGGATGGCTGGTGCAAACCTAACGAGTTGACCTACTCTTGTTTACTTCATGCTTATGCCAATGCTAAGGAAATTGAAAAGATGAATGCTTTGGCCGAGAGAATATACTCTGGCTCTATTGAGACACATGCTGTTCTTTTGAAGACCCTTGTACTAGTAAATAGCAAGAGTGATCTCCTAATGGAAACAGAGCGCGCCTTTTCGGAGTTGACAAAAAGAGGAATTTCGCCCGACATAACTACTCTGAATGCAATGATTTCAATATATGGTAGGAGGCAAATGGCAGCTAAAACCAATGAGATCCTGAATTTCATGAGTGAGAGTGGATTCACTCCAACTTTGACTACTTATAATAGCCTGATGTACATGTACAGTCGTTCTGAAAACTTCCAAAAATCAGAAGAAATCTTACGGGAGATTCTGGAGAAAGGTATGAAACCCGATAGAATCTCATACAACACGGTCATCTATGCATATTGTAGGAACGGTAGGGAGAAAGAAGCGACACGGATATTTTCCGAAATGAAGGATTCTGGTCTTGTTCCTGATGTTGTAACATACAACACGTTTATTGGAACTTATGCTGCTGACTCTTTGTTTGTCAAGGCTATTGAGGTAGTTCGATACATGATAAAGCAAGGATGCAAGCCAAACCAAAATACTTACAACTCCATAGTTGATTGTTACTGTAAGCTCAATCAGCAAGAGGAGGCAAAAGAGTTTGTTGAAAACCTTCCTAATCTTGATCCACATGTTTTCCAGGATGAACAGAGAAGGTTGCTGGAGAGAATAGCAAATAAATGGCAGTAA
- the LOC107467409 gene encoding uncharacterized protein LOC107467409, whose translation METLATPSSATLPSPSSPFSIFPSTRRFSLSPKSLHFRLSSKRDDDHDSNSQSNSMEINNDNSNANLLPVLSDRRLSLSPLSKDAAMGLVLSAAAGRGWTTGSGMEGPSVPAVGCDGESGTGNISTFPWSLFTKSPRRRMLVAFTCTICGQRTTRAINPHAYTDGTVFVQCCGCNAYHKLVDHLNLFQETNCYLNSSFNYKGHGWDDLKFRFMDIDEDNDDDIFPIS comes from the exons ATGGAAACCTTGGCTACACCTTCCTCTGCAACTCTTCCATCTCCTTCTTCCCCTTTCTCCATCTTCCCCTCAACAAGAAGATTCTCTCTTTCTCCCAAATCCCTCCACTTTCGTTTATCTTCCAAGC GTGATGACGACCATGATTCAAACTCCCAATCCAATTCCATGGAAATCAACAACGACAACTCCAACGCCAACCTCCTCCCAGTTCTCAGCGATCGCCGCCTCTCCCTTTCTCCGCTCTCCAAA GATGCTGCTATGGGATTGGTACTAAGTGCTGCTGCTGGTAGAGGATGGACAACAGGGTCAGGGATGGAAGGGCCCTCTGTTCCTGCGGTTGGCTGCGACGGCGAATCAGGAACCGGGAACATCTCCACTTTCCCATGGTCTCTCTTCACAAAATCGCCTCGGCGAAGAATGCTCGTGGCTTTTACATGCACCATCTGTGGCCAGCGAACTACAAGGGCTATCAATCCTCATGCTTACACTGATGGAACTGTGTTTGTGCAG TGCTGTGGATGCAATGCATATCATAAGCTGGTGGATCACTTGAACTTATTTCAGGAGACGAATTGTTATCTGAATTCAAGTTTCAATTATAAAGGACATGGTTGGGATGATCTCAAGTTTAGGTTTATGGACATAGATGAAGACAATGATGATGACATATTCCCCATTTCATGA
- the LOC107467311 gene encoding uncharacterized protein LOC107467311 isoform X3 yields the protein MNKRPRTTLDKPLLDLCHRELGQISNRNFAHRLAASEDLVLRLDVLRKLEKHRGCVNTVCFNADGDILVSGSDDRRVILWDWETGHIKLSFHSGHTNNVFQAKIMPHSDDRSIVTCAADGQVRHAQILERGRVENKLLAKHQGRAHKMAIEPGSPHIFYTCGEDGLVQHFDLRTGTATELFTCQPIKDRWDYIPVIHLNAIAIDPRNPNLFAVAGSDEYTRLYDIRKYKWDGSSDFGQPVNFFCPPHLIGDQRGVGITGLAFSEQRELLVSYNDEYIYLFTQDMGLGPNPDPGSPVSMNSDSSEMGGSLGSAASLSNISGSADEKITPQVFKGHRNSETVKGVNFFGPKCEYVVSGSDCGRIFIWRKKDGQLIRVMEGDKNVVNCIESHPHTMVLASSGIEYDIKMWTPKAHEKATLPKNIEQKPKARGWMYRIASPEELMLQLFSLPRRRVRTNNNGENSAADRELLELILTFNANSDSSNDDDNDNDNDDGGDTVSQEDLFS from the exons ATGAACAAGAGGCCCAGAACCACCCTCGACAAGCCTCTTCTCGATCTCTGCCATCGAGAGCTTGGTCAGATTTCCAACCGCAATTTCGCTCACCGTCTTGCCGCTTCCGAG GACCTTGTGCTTCGGCTTGATGTATTGAGGAAGCTGGAAAAGCATAGAGGGTGTGTCAACACAGTTTGCTTCAATGCAGATGGTGACATCTTGGTGTCTGGTTCTGATGACCGCAGGGTCATTCTTTGGGACTGGGAAACTGGCCATATTAAGCTCTCTTTCCATTCTGGTCACACTAACAATGTTTTCCAGGCTAAGATCATGCCCCATTCCGATGATCGAAGCATTGTCACCTGCGCTGCTGATGGACAG GTGAGACATGCCCAAATTCTTGAACGTGGCAGAGTGGAAAATAAGTTGCTGGCCAAGCATCAAGGACGGGCTCATAAGATGGCTATTGAGCCTGGTAGCCCTCATATATTTTACACCTGTGGTGAAGATGGATTAGTACAGCAT TTTGATCTGAGAACTGGCACCGCAACAGAACTCTTTACGTGCCAGCCAATTAAGGACAGATGGGATTACATTCCAGTCATCCATCTTAATGCAATTGCAATTGATCCAAGGAATCCAAATCTGTTTGCAGTTGCTGGGTCTGACGAGTATACTCGACTTTATGATATTCGCAAATATAAGTGGGATGGATCCTCCGATTTTGGCCAGCCAGTAAATTTCTTCTGCCCTCCACACTTGATTGGTGATCAACGAGGAGTTGGAATAACAGGCTTGGCATTTTCTGAACAGAGAGAGCTACTAGTATCATACAATGATGagtatatttatctttttacaCAAGATATGGGCCTGGGGCCTAACCCTGATCCCGGTTCCCCTGTATCTATGAACAGTGATTCAAGTGAAATGGGAGGTAGTCTTGGCTCTGCAGCCTCATTGTCAAACATTTCTGGCTCTGCTGATGAGAAAATCACTCCACAAGTTTTTAAGGGACACAGGAATTCTGAGACAGTGAAGGGTGTTAACTTTTTTGGGCCCAAGTGTGAGTATGTGGTAAGCGGGTCAGATTGTGGTCGGATTTTCATTTGGAGAAAGAAAGATGGGCAGCTTATTCGTGTCATGGAAGGGGATAAGAATGTTGTGAACTGCATTGAGTCTCATCCTCATACAATGGTTCTTGCAAGCAGCGGAATTGAGTATGACATCAAGATGTGGACTCCAAAGGCACACGAGAAAGCTACTTTGCCCAAAAACATTGAGCAG AAACCCAAGGCTAGGGGCTGGATGTACCGGATAGCTTCTCCTGAAGAACTGATGTTGCAACTGTTTTCACTTCCAAGAAGGAGGGTTAGGACAAACAACAATGGAGAAAATTCCGCTGCGGATCGAGAACTTCTGGAGTTGATCTTGACATTCAATGCTAATAGCGACAGTTCTAATGATGACGACAACGACAACGACAACGACGATGGCGGAGACACAGTGAGTCAAGAGGACTTGTTCAGTTGA
- the LOC107467311 gene encoding uncharacterized protein LOC107467311 isoform X1 yields MNKRPRTTLDKPLLDLCHRELGQISNRNFAHRLAASEDLVLRLDVLRKLEKHRGCVNTVCFNADGDILVSGSDDRRVILWDWETGHIKLSFHSGHTNNVFQAKIMPHSDDRSIVTCAADGQVRHAQILERGRVENKLLAKHQGRAHKMAIEPGSPHIFYTCGEDGLVQHFDLRTGTATELFTCQPIKDRWDYIPVIHLNAIAIDPRNPNLFAVAGSDEYTRLYDIRKYKWDGSSDFGQPVNFFCPPHLIGDQRGVGITGLAFSEQRELLVSYNDEYIYLFTQDMGLGPNPDPGSPVSMNSDSSEMGGSLGSAASLSNISGSADEKITPQVFKGHRNSETVKGVNFFGPKCEYVVSGSDCGRIFIWRKKDGQLIRVMEGDKNVVNCIESHPHTMVLASSGIEYDIKMWTPKAHEKATLPKNIEQKVLLFDPIHWFIDDTTDDDDEEDDDSDVDEDEDEDDDMFDDDDMFDDDNDLYDEDDDDGSDDDGGNSDECVDDANVDTGDFSDDCDDDDNDNMGGGVDDNNDDNRNDDNFDGGCNAGNL; encoded by the exons ATGAACAAGAGGCCCAGAACCACCCTCGACAAGCCTCTTCTCGATCTCTGCCATCGAGAGCTTGGTCAGATTTCCAACCGCAATTTCGCTCACCGTCTTGCCGCTTCCGAG GACCTTGTGCTTCGGCTTGATGTATTGAGGAAGCTGGAAAAGCATAGAGGGTGTGTCAACACAGTTTGCTTCAATGCAGATGGTGACATCTTGGTGTCTGGTTCTGATGACCGCAGGGTCATTCTTTGGGACTGGGAAACTGGCCATATTAAGCTCTCTTTCCATTCTGGTCACACTAACAATGTTTTCCAGGCTAAGATCATGCCCCATTCCGATGATCGAAGCATTGTCACCTGCGCTGCTGATGGACAG GTGAGACATGCCCAAATTCTTGAACGTGGCAGAGTGGAAAATAAGTTGCTGGCCAAGCATCAAGGACGGGCTCATAAGATGGCTATTGAGCCTGGTAGCCCTCATATATTTTACACCTGTGGTGAAGATGGATTAGTACAGCAT TTTGATCTGAGAACTGGCACCGCAACAGAACTCTTTACGTGCCAGCCAATTAAGGACAGATGGGATTACATTCCAGTCATCCATCTTAATGCAATTGCAATTGATCCAAGGAATCCAAATCTGTTTGCAGTTGCTGGGTCTGACGAGTATACTCGACTTTATGATATTCGCAAATATAAGTGGGATGGATCCTCCGATTTTGGCCAGCCAGTAAATTTCTTCTGCCCTCCACACTTGATTGGTGATCAACGAGGAGTTGGAATAACAGGCTTGGCATTTTCTGAACAGAGAGAGCTACTAGTATCATACAATGATGagtatatttatctttttacaCAAGATATGGGCCTGGGGCCTAACCCTGATCCCGGTTCCCCTGTATCTATGAACAGTGATTCAAGTGAAATGGGAGGTAGTCTTGGCTCTGCAGCCTCATTGTCAAACATTTCTGGCTCTGCTGATGAGAAAATCACTCCACAAGTTTTTAAGGGACACAGGAATTCTGAGACAGTGAAGGGTGTTAACTTTTTTGGGCCCAAGTGTGAGTATGTGGTAAGCGGGTCAGATTGTGGTCGGATTTTCATTTGGAGAAAGAAAGATGGGCAGCTTATTCGTGTCATGGAAGGGGATAAGAATGTTGTGAACTGCATTGAGTCTCATCCTCATACAATGGTTCTTGCAAGCAGCGGAATTGAGTATGACATCAAGATGTGGACTCCAAAGGCACACGAGAAAGCTACTTTGCCCAAAAACATTGAGCAG AAGGTTCTCTTGTTTGATCCAATTCATTGGTTTATTGATGATACTACCGATGACGACGATGAGGAGGATGATGACAGCGATGttgatgaggatgaggatgaggatgatGATATGTTTGACGACGACGATATGTTTGATGATGACAATGATCTTTATGacgaggatgatgatgatggttctGATGATGACGGTGGCAATAGTGACGAATGTGTTGATGATGCAAATGTTGACACTGGTGATTTTAGTGATGATTGTGATGACGATGACAATGACAATATGGGTGGTGGTGttgatgataataatgatgacaATCGCAATGATGATAATTTTGATGGTGGTTGTAATGCTGGAAATTTATGA
- the LOC107467311 gene encoding uncharacterized protein LOC107467311 isoform X2 translates to MNKRPRTTLDKPLLDLCHRELGQISNRNFAHRLAASEDLVLRLDVLRKLEKHRGCVNTVCFNADGDILVSGSDDRRVILWDWETGHIKLSFHSGHTNNVFQAKIMPHSDDRSIVTCAADGQVRHAQILERGRVENKLLAKHQGRAHKMAIEPGSPHIFYTCGEDGLVQHFDLRTGTATELFTCQPIKDRWDYIPVIHLNAIAIDPRNPNLFAVAGSDEYTRLYDIRKYKWDGSSDFGQPVNFFCPPHLIGDQRGVGITGLAFSEQRELLVSYNDEYIYLFTQDMGLGPNPDPGSPVSMNSDSSEMGGSLGSAASLSNISGSADEKITPQVFKGHRNSETVKGVNFFGPKCEYVVSGSDCGRIFIWRKKDGQLIRVMEGDKNVVNCIESHPHTMVLASSGIEYDIKMWTPKAHEKATLPKNIEQVLLFDPIHWFIDDTTDDDDEEDDDSDVDEDEDEDDDMFDDDDMFDDDNDLYDEDDDDGSDDDGGNSDECVDDANVDTGDFSDDCDDDDNDNMGGGVDDNNDDNRNDDNFDGGCNAGNL, encoded by the exons ATGAACAAGAGGCCCAGAACCACCCTCGACAAGCCTCTTCTCGATCTCTGCCATCGAGAGCTTGGTCAGATTTCCAACCGCAATTTCGCTCACCGTCTTGCCGCTTCCGAG GACCTTGTGCTTCGGCTTGATGTATTGAGGAAGCTGGAAAAGCATAGAGGGTGTGTCAACACAGTTTGCTTCAATGCAGATGGTGACATCTTGGTGTCTGGTTCTGATGACCGCAGGGTCATTCTTTGGGACTGGGAAACTGGCCATATTAAGCTCTCTTTCCATTCTGGTCACACTAACAATGTTTTCCAGGCTAAGATCATGCCCCATTCCGATGATCGAAGCATTGTCACCTGCGCTGCTGATGGACAG GTGAGACATGCCCAAATTCTTGAACGTGGCAGAGTGGAAAATAAGTTGCTGGCCAAGCATCAAGGACGGGCTCATAAGATGGCTATTGAGCCTGGTAGCCCTCATATATTTTACACCTGTGGTGAAGATGGATTAGTACAGCAT TTTGATCTGAGAACTGGCACCGCAACAGAACTCTTTACGTGCCAGCCAATTAAGGACAGATGGGATTACATTCCAGTCATCCATCTTAATGCAATTGCAATTGATCCAAGGAATCCAAATCTGTTTGCAGTTGCTGGGTCTGACGAGTATACTCGACTTTATGATATTCGCAAATATAAGTGGGATGGATCCTCCGATTTTGGCCAGCCAGTAAATTTCTTCTGCCCTCCACACTTGATTGGTGATCAACGAGGAGTTGGAATAACAGGCTTGGCATTTTCTGAACAGAGAGAGCTACTAGTATCATACAATGATGagtatatttatctttttacaCAAGATATGGGCCTGGGGCCTAACCCTGATCCCGGTTCCCCTGTATCTATGAACAGTGATTCAAGTGAAATGGGAGGTAGTCTTGGCTCTGCAGCCTCATTGTCAAACATTTCTGGCTCTGCTGATGAGAAAATCACTCCACAAGTTTTTAAGGGACACAGGAATTCTGAGACAGTGAAGGGTGTTAACTTTTTTGGGCCCAAGTGTGAGTATGTGGTAAGCGGGTCAGATTGTGGTCGGATTTTCATTTGGAGAAAGAAAGATGGGCAGCTTATTCGTGTCATGGAAGGGGATAAGAATGTTGTGAACTGCATTGAGTCTCATCCTCATACAATGGTTCTTGCAAGCAGCGGAATTGAGTATGACATCAAGATGTGGACTCCAAAGGCACACGAGAAAGCTACTTTGCCCAAAAACATTGAGCAG GTTCTCTTGTTTGATCCAATTCATTGGTTTATTGATGATACTACCGATGACGACGATGAGGAGGATGATGACAGCGATGttgatgaggatgaggatgaggatgatGATATGTTTGACGACGACGATATGTTTGATGATGACAATGATCTTTATGacgaggatgatgatgatggttctGATGATGACGGTGGCAATAGTGACGAATGTGTTGATGATGCAAATGTTGACACTGGTGATTTTAGTGATGATTGTGATGACGATGACAATGACAATATGGGTGGTGGTGttgatgataataatgatgacaATCGCAATGATGATAATTTTGATGGTGGTTGTAATGCTGGAAATTTATGA
- the LOC107467312 gene encoding pentatricopeptide repeat-containing protein At2g17033, with protein sequence MGSVSVQLQWRWNQPPPSPSLSLPVTVTMTVMMQRCRCTLTKQGERFLTKLAANSDSGTHTFIRRFVNGSPKSVALSTLSHLLSPSSSFPHLSSLALPLYSCIAQASWFTWNPAIVADLAALLDQLGRSEEAEALVFETTSKLESRNRELALFYCKLLESHSKRGSQKGFDVAYCYLNQLLRSSSSVYIKRRAFEYMISGLCAMDRPREAEDLVEDLRGNGGGIDPSAFELKSIMYGYGRLGLFHDLQRVVDQMKRGGFEIDTVCANMLLSTYGTHGEHMEMVSWLKKMRSSGISFSVRTYNSVSNSCPMITRMMAELNELPLSIEELNVRLEGGEAMVVKELLDSCVILEEVMVWDSSEAKLDLHGCHLGSSYLIMLLWLKEMRRRLNDSNYGIPAEITVVCGLGKHSNVRGESPVKVLVKKMMVNMGSPLRIDRKNNGCLVAKGRAVKNWLC encoded by the exons ATGGGGAGTGTGAGTGTTCAACTCCAGTGGAGATGGAACCAACCACCACCGTCGCCGTCACTGTCACTACCAGTTACCGTTACCATGACAGTGATGATGCAGAGGTGTAGGTGTACGCTAACCAAACAAGGCGAACGCTTCCTCACAAAGCTAGCAGCAAATTCCGATTCCGGAACCCACACATTCATTCGACGATTCGTTAATGGTTCTCCCAAATCGGTTGCTCTATCcactctctctcatcttctatCTCCTTCCTCCTCCTTCCCCCACCTCTCTTCTCTCGCCCTCCCT CTTTATTCATGTATCGCCCAAGCTTCCTGGTTCACTTGGAACCCTGCCATTGTTGCGGACCTTGCAGCGCTTCTTGATCAACTGGGTCGTTCTGAGGAAGCTGAAGCTCTGGTCTTTGAGACCACTTCCAAGCTCGAATCACGAAACAGAGAGCTTGCTCTTTTCTACTGTAAGTTGCTTGAGTCACACTCCAAGCGAGGCTCACAGAAAGGTTTTGATGTTGCTTATTGTTACCTGAACCAGCTTCTTCGTAGTTCTTCCTCTGTTTACATAAAACGCAGGGCTTTTGAGTATATGATTAGTGGTTTGTGTGCAATGGATAGGCCTCGTGAAGCCGAGGATTTGGTTGAGGATTTGAGAGGCAATGGTGGAGGGATTGACCCTTCAGCTTTTGAGTTGAAGTCCATTATGTATGGTTATGGGAGGTTGGGGTTGTTCCATGATTTGCAGAGAGTTGTGGATCAAATGAAGAGAGGTGGCTTTGAGATTGACACTGTTTGTGCCAATATGCTTCTTTCAACTTATGGTACTCATGGTGAGCACATGGAAATGGTTTCATGGCTTAAGAAGATGAGAAGCTCAGGCATCTCATTCTCAGTCAGAACCTACAATTCTGTATCAAACTCTTGCCCAATGATCACGAGAATGATGGCGGAGCTGAATGAGTTGCCGCTGTCAATTGAGGAATTGAATGTTAGATTGGAAGGAGGGGAGGCTATGGTAGTTAAGGAGTTACTGGATTCTTGTGTGATTTTGGAGGAGGTAATGGTGTGGGATTCATCGGAGGCTAAATTGGATTTGCATGGATGTCATTTGGGTTCATCCTATTTGATTATGCTGCTTTGGTTGAAAGAGATGCGGCGGAGATTGAATGACTCGAATTATGGGATTCCAGCAGAAATCACTGTGGTTTGTGGGTTGGGAAAGCATAGCAATGTCAGAGGAGAGTCTCCTGTAAAAGTGTTGGTTAAGAAGATGATGGTGAATATGGGAAGTCCCTTGAGGATTGATAGGAAGAATAATGGTTGCCTTGTAGCCAAAGGTAGAGCCGTGAAAAACTGGTTATGTTAA